One window of Agromyces rhizosphaerae genomic DNA carries:
- the sufC gene encoding Fe-S cluster assembly ATPase SufC, whose protein sequence is MSVLEIKDLHVNVETEQGTREILRGVDLTIRKGEIHAIMGPNGSGKSTLAYTIAGHPKYTVVSGSITLDGEDVLEMSVDERARAGLFLAMQYPVEIPGVTVTNFLRTAKTAIDGQAPAVRGWVKDVRESMANLRMDPAFAERNVNEGFSGGEKKRNEILQLELLKPDFAVLDETDSGLDVDALKIVSEGVNRAKEQTGLGVLLITHYTRILRYITPDYVHVFVAGRVAEEGGPELAERLEEEGYDRYLDGAVVS, encoded by the coding sequence ATGTCTGTCCTCGAGATCAAGGACCTCCACGTCAACGTCGAGACCGAGCAGGGCACCCGCGAGATCCTGCGCGGCGTCGACCTGACCATCCGCAAGGGCGAGATCCACGCGATCATGGGCCCGAACGGCTCGGGCAAGTCCACCCTGGCGTACACGATCGCCGGCCACCCCAAGTACACGGTCGTCTCCGGCTCCATCACCCTCGACGGTGAGGACGTCCTCGAGATGAGCGTCGACGAGCGCGCTCGCGCGGGCCTCTTCCTCGCCATGCAGTACCCGGTCGAGATCCCCGGCGTCACCGTCACCAACTTCCTCCGCACCGCCAAGACCGCGATCGACGGCCAGGCCCCCGCCGTGCGCGGCTGGGTCAAGGACGTGCGCGAGTCGATGGCGAACCTGCGCATGGACCCCGCGTTCGCCGAGCGCAACGTCAACGAGGGCTTCTCGGGCGGCGAGAAGAAGCGCAACGAGATCCTCCAGCTCGAGCTGCTGAAGCCCGACTTCGCGGTGCTCGACGAGACCGACTCCGGCCTCGACGTCGACGCGCTGAAGATCGTCTCCGAGGGCGTCAACCGTGCGAAGGAGCAGACCGGCCTCGGCGTGCTGCTGATCACGCACTACACGCGCATCCTCCGCTACATCACGCCCGACTACGTGCACGTGTTCGTCGCCGGACGCGTGGCCGAGGAGGGCGGCCCCGAGCTGGCCGAGCGTCTCGAGGAGGAGGGTTACGATCGCTATCTGGACGGCGCGGTCGTAAGCTGA
- a CDS encoding winged helix-turn-helix domain-containing protein has translation MDTPEQDRPDAATSHPRVADLGTLKALGHPLRIEIFDALSLYGPATASMLAERLGESSGAMSYHLRQLADHDLVREVVGKGTARERWWERTPGGLSVAPPDHVDDPASKAAAQVVVDHVQHQRERLLREFIDRGMHELPERWLHASVMSTANLHLTPEQLDEASNEIMSAIEAVVARYRGLDLPGSRPVQVQLNAFPLVDGEEVPE, from the coding sequence ATGGACACTCCCGAGCAGGACCGCCCCGACGCCGCGACGTCGCACCCGCGCGTCGCCGACCTCGGCACCCTGAAGGCGCTCGGGCACCCGCTGCGCATCGAGATCTTCGACGCGCTGTCGCTCTACGGACCCGCGACCGCGAGCATGCTCGCGGAACGGCTGGGGGAGTCGAGCGGCGCGATGAGCTACCACCTCCGCCAGCTGGCGGACCACGACCTCGTGCGCGAGGTCGTCGGCAAGGGCACGGCACGCGAGCGCTGGTGGGAACGGACGCCCGGGGGACTGTCGGTCGCGCCGCCCGACCACGTGGACGATCCCGCCTCGAAGGCGGCGGCCCAGGTGGTGGTTGACCACGTGCAGCATCAGCGGGAGCGTCTGCTGCGCGAGTTCATCGACCGCGGCATGCACGAGCTCCCCGAGCGCTGGCTGCACGCGAGCGTGATGTCCACCGCCAACCTGCACCTCACGCCCGAGCAGCTCGACGAGGCCTCGAACGAGATCATGTCCGCGATCGAGGCGGTCGTCGCCCGGTACCGCGGACTCGACCTGCCGGGCTCGCGCCCGGTTCAGGTGCAGCTCAACGCATTCCCGCTGGTCGATGGAGAGGAAGTCCCCGAATGA
- a CDS encoding non-heme iron oxygenase ferredoxin subunit — protein sequence MSAVRVCDVDALEADEAQRFVVEGTPIAVVKDAAGDVHAIGDTCTHGDISLAEGFVEDDTLECWAHGSKFSLKTGKPLTLPAYEPVPVYRVELADGGVYIDPTVTLNV from the coding sequence GTGAGCGCGGTCCGCGTGTGCGACGTCGATGCGCTCGAGGCCGACGAGGCCCAGCGTTTCGTCGTCGAGGGCACGCCGATCGCGGTCGTGAAGGACGCCGCCGGAGACGTGCACGCCATCGGCGACACCTGCACCCACGGAGACATCTCGCTCGCCGAGGGCTTCGTGGAGGACGACACGCTCGAGTGCTGGGCGCACGGGTCGAAGTTCTCCCTGAAGACCGGCAAGCCGCTCACCCTCCCCGCCTACGAGCCCGTTCCCGTGTACCGGGTCGAGCTCGCGGACGGCGGCGTCTACATCGACCCGACCGTCACCCTCAACGTCTGA
- a CDS encoding methyltransferase domain-containing protein: protein MGTDIDRSEVAPRDEYTHGHHESVVRTHAWRTVANSAEYLIPHLQPGAKVLDVGSGPGSITIDIARRVDPAVVRGVDASAEIVAQAAGLAADNAVHNVEFAVDDAYGLDAEDDSYDVVHAHQVLQHLGRPVDALREFRRVLRPGGVAGVRDVDYGGVIWYPLIPALDRWLDVYRRVHVWNGGEPLAGRTLKHWAVAAGFARVDVSASVWLFSSPAEREWWGTSWAERAVESTFAAHAIESGHADWSDLKEIAAGWREWAAHEDGWLLMPHGEVIAHA, encoded by the coding sequence ATGGGCACGGACATCGACCGGTCTGAGGTCGCGCCGCGGGACGAGTACACGCACGGCCACCACGAGAGCGTCGTGCGCACGCACGCGTGGCGCACGGTGGCGAATTCGGCCGAGTACCTCATTCCCCACCTGCAGCCGGGTGCCAAGGTGCTCGACGTGGGCAGCGGGCCGGGCAGCATCACCATCGACATCGCCCGGCGCGTCGACCCGGCCGTGGTGCGCGGGGTCGATGCGTCGGCGGAGATCGTGGCTCAGGCGGCCGGCCTCGCCGCCGACAACGCCGTGCACAACGTCGAGTTCGCCGTCGACGACGCGTACGGACTCGACGCGGAGGACGACTCGTACGACGTGGTGCACGCCCACCAGGTGCTGCAGCACCTCGGTCGCCCGGTGGACGCGCTGCGCGAGTTCCGGCGCGTGCTGAGGCCCGGCGGGGTCGCCGGCGTGCGCGACGTCGACTACGGCGGGGTGATCTGGTACCCGCTCATCCCCGCGCTCGATCGCTGGCTGGACGTGTACCGGCGCGTGCACGTCTGGAACGGCGGTGAGCCGCTGGCCGGCCGCACGCTCAAGCACTGGGCCGTGGCCGCCGGGTTCGCACGGGTCGACGTCAGCGCGTCGGTCTGGCTGTTCTCGAGCCCGGCGGAGCGCGAGTGGTGGGGCACCTCGTGGGCGGAGCGCGCGGTCGAATCGACCTTCGCCGCACACGCCATCGAGTCCGGCCACGCCGACTGGAGCGACCTGAAGGAGATCGCAGCGGGCTGGCGCGAGTGGGCGGCGCACGAGGACGGCTGGCTGCTCATGCCGCACGGGGAGGTCATCGCGCACGCCTGA
- a CDS encoding MFS transporter: protein MTNAATAPASTPDRPSRPIRRIATASFVGTALESYDFYVFAYFAAFFVGPLFFEPLGAFGGTLSAFLAIALAFVVRPIGAIVFGHLGDRIGRRRTLIVTITLMGVATGLIGVLPDYATAGWLGAIGIVVLRVLQGLSLGGEWGGAVLLATEHADARRRPFFAAIPQLGSPVGSILSATLFIVMTTLLSTEAMVEWGWRIPFLTAIPLLLVSLYLRWSIDETPVFRELVAEHRRDRVPFLAMFARQPVAIAVAVGAALLGIGSYSLMNTYTVNYGVTTLGFSFQDLLVATTIGGLLQLVTIPTFGWLATRIGSARVVAWGALGTLLIAFPMYWLLQFATFPILVGTMIIGGILPTMAWASLGGLMGDLFDDHFRYSALSFAYSIAAVVSGFVPALTLTLGEASAFAWWHPGVVLAVMSALTLGSALAAAAIARRRAQEPASA, encoded by the coding sequence GTGACGAACGCAGCGACCGCGCCCGCATCCACGCCCGACCGACCCTCGCGACCGATCCGGCGCATCGCGACCGCCTCGTTCGTCGGCACCGCACTCGAGTCGTACGACTTCTACGTCTTCGCGTACTTCGCCGCGTTCTTCGTCGGCCCGCTGTTCTTCGAACCGCTCGGCGCGTTCGGCGGCACGCTGTCGGCGTTCCTCGCGATCGCGCTGGCGTTCGTGGTGCGCCCGATCGGCGCCATCGTCTTCGGCCACCTCGGCGACCGCATCGGCCGGCGCCGCACGCTCATCGTGACGATCACCCTCATGGGCGTCGCCACCGGGCTCATCGGCGTGCTGCCCGACTACGCGACGGCGGGATGGCTCGGCGCGATCGGCATCGTCGTGCTGCGCGTGCTGCAGGGCCTCTCCCTCGGCGGCGAGTGGGGCGGAGCGGTGCTGCTCGCGACGGAGCACGCGGATGCCCGTCGCCGGCCGTTCTTCGCCGCGATCCCGCAGCTCGGCTCCCCCGTCGGCTCGATCCTCAGCGCGACCCTGTTCATCGTCATGACCACCCTGCTCTCGACCGAGGCCATGGTCGAGTGGGGCTGGCGCATCCCGTTCCTCACGGCGATCCCGCTGCTGCTGGTCTCGCTCTACCTGCGCTGGTCGATCGACGAGACCCCCGTGTTCCGCGAGCTCGTGGCCGAGCACCGCCGCGATCGCGTGCCGTTCCTCGCGATGTTCGCGCGCCAGCCCGTGGCGATCGCCGTCGCCGTCGGCGCGGCGCTCCTGGGCATCGGCTCCTACTCGCTGATGAACACCTACACCGTGAACTACGGCGTCACCACGCTCGGCTTCAGCTTCCAGGACCTGCTCGTCGCGACGACCATCGGCGGGCTGCTGCAGCTCGTCACCATCCCGACCTTCGGCTGGCTCGCGACGCGCATCGGATCGGCCCGGGTGGTCGCGTGGGGCGCCCTCGGCACCCTGCTCATCGCGTTCCCGATGTACTGGCTGCTCCAGTTCGCCACGTTCCCGATCCTCGTCGGCACGATGATCATCGGCGGCATCCTGCCGACCATGGCCTGGGCCAGCCTCGGCGGGCTCATGGGCGACCTCTTCGACGACCACTTCCGCTATTCCGCGCTGTCGTTCGCGTACAGCATCGCCGCCGTCGTCTCGGGGTTCGTGCCGGCACTCACGCTGACGCTCGGCGAGGCCTCGGCGTTCGCGTGGTGGCACCCCGGCGTCGTGCTCGCCGTCATGTCGGCGCTGACGCTCGGCTCCGCACTTGCTGCGGCCGCGATCGCACGCCGCCGCGCCCAGGAGCCCGCGTCCGCCTGA
- the valS gene encoding valine--tRNA ligase produces MTSSRIPDKPALEGLEQNWGTVWEDQGTYRFDRDQATKENIYSIDTPPPTASGSLHIGHVFSYTHTDVVARFQRMRGRSVFYPMGWDDNGLPTERRVQNYYGVRCDPSLPYEAGFTPPHEGTEGKTIKPADQVPISRRNFIELCERLTAEDELQFEALWRTLGLSVDWTQTYRTIADEAITTSQRAFVRNVARGEAYQALAPTMWDVTFRSAVAQAELEDREQPGHYHRVTFHRPDGGTIEIETSRPELIPACVALVAHPDDERYQPLFGQTVTTPVFGVEVPVVAHHLAQKDKGTGIAMICTFGDVTDVTWWRELNLPNRAIIGFDGRIVADAPEAIDSEAGLAAFGELAGKTVFSAKKAMVDLLRESGDLLGEPKAITHPVKFYEKGDRPLEIVSTRQWYIANGARDEALRDRLVERGRDIDWHPDFMRVRYENWVGGLSGDWLISRQRFFGVPIPVWYPLGADGEPRFDEPIVATEDMLPVDPSSQPAPGFEESQRGEAGGFVGEHDIMDTWATSSLTPQLAGGWERDPDLFDLVFPYDLRPQGQDIIRTWLFSSTLRAELEHGVAPWGNAAISGFIVDPDRKKMSKSKGNVVTPAGLLEQHGSDAVRYWASSSRLGTDAAFDPQNPTQVKIGRRLAIKVLNASKFILGFEGTADAPVTEPLDRSMLATLRAVVEQATAALDAYDHARALELTETFFWTFCDDYLELVKERAYGEAGPEQASAVAALNRALSTLLRLFAPVIPFATEEAWSWSHEGSVHRAAWPTTDELALDEAGDPELLRLASAALTGIRRAKTDAKASQRTPVSQARIGGPAADIALLAQAAGDLRAVGRIEALDFDEADELGVSEVVLAPAEV; encoded by the coding sequence ATGACGTCGTCGCGCATTCCCGACAAGCCCGCACTCGAAGGACTCGAGCAGAACTGGGGCACCGTCTGGGAGGACCAGGGCACCTACCGGTTCGATCGCGATCAGGCGACGAAGGAGAACATCTACTCCATCGACACGCCCCCGCCGACCGCGTCGGGCTCGCTGCACATCGGCCACGTGTTCTCGTACACGCACACCGACGTCGTCGCACGCTTCCAGCGCATGCGCGGTCGCTCCGTGTTCTACCCGATGGGGTGGGACGACAACGGCCTGCCGACCGAGCGCCGCGTGCAGAACTACTACGGCGTGCGCTGCGACCCGTCGCTGCCCTACGAGGCCGGCTTCACGCCGCCGCACGAGGGCACCGAGGGCAAGACGATCAAGCCCGCCGACCAGGTGCCGATCTCGCGCCGCAACTTCATCGAGCTCTGCGAGCGGCTGACCGCCGAGGACGAACTGCAGTTCGAGGCGCTCTGGCGCACGCTCGGCCTGTCGGTCGACTGGACCCAGACCTACCGCACCATCGCCGACGAGGCCATCACGACCTCGCAGCGCGCGTTCGTGCGCAACGTGGCCCGGGGCGAGGCCTACCAGGCGCTCGCGCCCACCATGTGGGACGTGACGTTCCGCAGCGCCGTGGCGCAGGCCGAGCTCGAGGACCGCGAGCAGCCCGGCCACTACCACCGGGTGACGTTCCACCGCCCCGACGGCGGCACGATCGAGATCGAGACCAGCCGGCCCGAGCTCATCCCCGCCTGCGTGGCGCTCGTGGCGCACCCCGACGACGAGCGGTACCAGCCGCTGTTCGGCCAGACCGTGACCACCCCGGTGTTCGGCGTGGAGGTGCCCGTCGTGGCGCACCACCTCGCGCAGAAGGACAAGGGCACCGGCATCGCCATGATCTGCACCTTCGGCGACGTGACCGACGTGACCTGGTGGCGCGAGCTGAACCTGCCGAACCGCGCGATCATCGGCTTCGACGGCCGCATCGTGGCGGATGCCCCCGAGGCGATCGACTCCGAGGCGGGCCTCGCCGCGTTCGGCGAGCTGGCCGGCAAGACCGTGTTCAGCGCGAAGAAGGCCATGGTCGACCTGCTGCGCGAGTCGGGCGACCTGCTCGGCGAGCCGAAGGCGATCACGCACCCGGTGAAGTTCTACGAGAAGGGCGACCGCCCCCTCGAGATCGTCTCGACGCGCCAGTGGTACATCGCCAACGGCGCGCGCGACGAGGCGCTGCGCGACCGCCTGGTCGAGCGCGGCCGCGACATCGACTGGCACCCCGACTTCATGCGCGTGCGCTACGAGAACTGGGTCGGCGGCCTCTCGGGCGACTGGCTGATCTCGCGCCAGCGCTTCTTCGGCGTGCCGATCCCGGTCTGGTACCCGCTCGGCGCCGACGGCGAGCCGCGCTTCGACGAGCCCATCGTGGCGACCGAGGACATGCTGCCCGTCGACCCGTCGTCGCAGCCCGCACCGGGCTTCGAGGAGTCGCAGCGGGGCGAGGCCGGCGGCTTCGTCGGCGAGCACGACATCATGGACACCTGGGCGACCTCGTCGCTGACCCCGCAGCTCGCGGGCGGCTGGGAGCGCGATCCCGACCTGTTCGACCTGGTGTTCCCGTACGACCTGCGCCCGCAGGGCCAGGACATCATCCGCACCTGGCTGTTCTCGTCGACGCTGCGCGCCGAGCTCGAGCACGGGGTGGCCCCGTGGGGCAACGCCGCGATCTCGGGCTTCATCGTCGACCCCGACCGCAAGAAGATGTCGAAGTCGAAGGGCAACGTGGTGACCCCGGCGGGCCTGCTCGAGCAGCACGGCTCCGACGCGGTGCGGTACTGGGCGTCGTCGTCGCGTCTCGGCACCGACGCCGCCTTCGACCCGCAGAACCCGACCCAGGTGAAGATCGGGCGCCGACTCGCCATCAAGGTGCTCAACGCGTCGAAGTTCATCCTCGGGTTCGAGGGCACGGCGGATGCCCCCGTGACCGAGCCGCTCGACCGCAGCATGCTGGCCACGCTGCGCGCCGTCGTGGAGCAGGCGACCGCTGCCCTCGACGCGTACGACCACGCGCGTGCGCTCGAGCTGACCGAGACGTTCTTCTGGACGTTCTGCGACGACTACCTCGAGCTCGTGAAGGAGCGCGCGTACGGCGAGGCCGGCCCGGAGCAGGCCTCGGCGGTGGCGGCGCTCAACCGAGCCCTGTCGACGCTGCTGCGCCTGTTCGCCCCGGTGATCCCGTTCGCCACCGAGGAGGCGTGGTCGTGGTCGCACGAGGGCTCGGTGCACCGCGCGGCCTGGCCGACCACCGACGAGCTGGCGCTCGACGAGGCCGGCGACCCCGAGCTGCTCCGCCTCGCGAGCGCGGCACTCACGGGCATCCGCCGCGCGAAGACCGACGCCAAGGCCTCGCAGCGGACCCCGGTCTCGCAGGCCCGCATCGGCGGACCCGCGGCCGACATCGCCCTGCTCGCCCAGGCCGCCGGCGACCTGCGCGCGGTCGGCCGCATCGAGGCCCTCGACTTCGACGAGGCGGACGAGCTCGGCGTCAGCGAGGTCGTGCTCGCGCCCGCGGAGGTCTGA
- a CDS encoding M3 family metallopeptidase produces MAQSLNPLLTPSTLPYQLPPFAEIREEHYEPALEQGMAEQLAEVRAITEQVEAPTFANTMLPLELSGQTLRRVLEVFSNQSSADSTPTLDALEEEFAPRIAAHEDAIRLDPALHRRIDALHAAIDDLDLDPESRYLLERTHREFTLAGAGLGPAETERLKELNQRLSTLSTRFEKRLHADTNELAVHTEDPADLAGLSDGERSAAAAAAAERGLDGYLVTLVLPTGQPWLSSLTNESMRDRVMEASRSRGSRGNEHDTREVLLELVRLRAERARLLGFADHAAYITADQTAGTPEAVAEMLGSLAPAAARNARAERERLAAVAAAIPGARPIEASDWAFYSEQVRARDYAVDTAAMRPYFELERVLHDGVFFAATELFGIRFTERDDLVAYHPDARVFEVHEEDGSPVGLFVADVYTRDSKRGGAWMNPIVTQSTLLGTLPVVVNNLNVPKPPAGEPTLLTYDETRTLFHEFGHALHGLFGQTAYPKLSGTSVYRDFVEFPSQVNEMWMLWPEVLANYAVHHETGERMPQELVDRLLAAEQWGEGHGTVEYLAAAMLDQAWHRLAADDVVDDVAAFEARALADAGLDDPLVPPRYSSTYFAHTFAGGYSAGYYSYIWSEVLDADTVEWFREHGGLTRENGERFRRRLLGVGGGGDPLEAYRDFRGRDAELEPLLRRRGLDS; encoded by the coding sequence ATGGCCCAGTCGCTCAACCCGCTGCTCACGCCGAGCACGCTCCCGTACCAGCTCCCGCCGTTCGCCGAGATCCGCGAGGAGCACTACGAGCCTGCCCTCGAGCAGGGCATGGCCGAGCAGCTCGCCGAGGTGCGCGCGATCACCGAGCAGGTCGAGGCGCCGACCTTCGCCAACACCATGCTGCCGCTCGAGCTGAGCGGCCAGACCCTCCGACGCGTACTCGAGGTGTTCTCGAACCAGAGCTCGGCGGACTCGACGCCGACGCTCGACGCGCTCGAGGAGGAGTTCGCCCCCCGCATCGCGGCCCACGAGGACGCGATCCGCCTCGACCCGGCGCTCCACCGCCGCATAGACGCGCTGCACGCCGCGATCGACGACCTCGACCTGGACCCCGAGTCGCGGTACCTGCTCGAGCGCACGCACCGCGAGTTCACGCTCGCCGGCGCCGGCCTCGGCCCCGCCGAGACCGAGCGGCTGAAGGAGCTCAACCAGCGCCTCTCGACGCTGTCGACCCGGTTCGAGAAGCGACTGCACGCCGACACGAACGAGCTCGCCGTGCACACCGAGGACCCCGCCGACCTCGCCGGGCTGAGTGACGGCGAGCGGTCCGCCGCCGCGGCCGCGGCCGCCGAGCGCGGGCTGGACGGCTACCTGGTCACGCTCGTGCTGCCGACCGGTCAGCCCTGGCTCTCCTCGCTCACGAACGAGTCGATGCGCGACCGCGTCATGGAGGCCTCGCGCTCGCGCGGCTCCCGCGGCAACGAGCACGACACCCGCGAGGTGCTGCTCGAGCTGGTGCGGCTGCGCGCCGAGCGCGCCCGGCTCCTCGGGTTCGCCGACCACGCCGCATACATCACGGCCGACCAGACCGCCGGCACGCCCGAGGCGGTCGCGGAGATGCTCGGCTCGCTCGCGCCGGCGGCCGCGCGCAACGCCCGCGCGGAACGCGAGCGCCTCGCCGCGGTCGCGGCCGCGATCCCCGGAGCGCGGCCGATCGAGGCATCCGACTGGGCCTTCTACTCCGAGCAGGTGCGCGCCCGCGACTACGCGGTCGACACCGCGGCGATGCGCCCGTACTTCGAGCTCGAGCGCGTGCTGCACGACGGCGTGTTCTTCGCCGCGACGGAGCTGTTCGGCATCCGCTTCACCGAGCGCGACGACCTCGTCGCCTACCACCCCGACGCGCGGGTCTTCGAGGTGCACGAGGAGGACGGCTCCCCCGTCGGCCTGTTCGTCGCCGACGTGTACACCCGCGACTCCAAGCGCGGCGGGGCGTGGATGAACCCGATCGTCACGCAGTCGACGCTGCTCGGCACGCTGCCCGTCGTGGTGAACAACCTCAACGTGCCGAAGCCGCCCGCCGGCGAGCCGACGCTGCTCACCTACGACGAGACCCGCACGCTCTTCCACGAGTTCGGGCACGCGCTGCACGGCCTGTTCGGCCAGACCGCGTACCCGAAGCTCTCGGGCACCAGCGTGTACCGCGACTTCGTCGAGTTCCCGAGCCAGGTCAACGAGATGTGGATGCTCTGGCCCGAGGTGCTCGCGAACTACGCGGTGCACCACGAGACGGGCGAGCGGATGCCGCAGGAGCTCGTCGACCGCCTGCTGGCCGCCGAGCAGTGGGGCGAGGGCCACGGCACCGTCGAGTACCTCGCCGCGGCGATGCTCGACCAGGCGTGGCACCGTCTGGCCGCCGACGACGTGGTCGACGACGTCGCCGCGTTCGAGGCCCGTGCGCTGGCCGATGCCGGTCTCGACGACCCGCTCGTGCCGCCGCGCTACTCGAGCACCTACTTCGCCCACACGTTCGCCGGCGGCTACAGCGCGGGGTACTACTCGTACATCTGGAGCGAGGTGCTCGACGCCGACACCGTGGAGTGGTTCCGCGAGCACGGCGGGCTCACGCGCGAGAACGGCGAGCGGTTCCGCAGGCGGCTGCTCGGCGTGGGCGGCGGCGGCGACCCGCTCGAGGCGTACCGCGACTTCCGCGGCCGCGACGCCGAGCTCGAGCCGCTGCTGCGGCGCCGCGGGCTCGACTCGTAG
- a CDS encoding metal-sulfur cluster assembly factor — MVSTLAPEKFDQVEEALKDVMDPELGVNVVDLGLIYDLGWDDEHDALIIHMTLTSAGCPLTDVLEEQTAQALDGVVDAFRINWVWMPPWGPERITDDGRDQMRALGFAI, encoded by the coding sequence ATGGTTTCGACGCTGGCACCGGAGAAGTTCGATCAGGTCGAAGAGGCGCTCAAGGACGTCATGGACCCCGAGCTCGGGGTCAACGTCGTCGACCTGGGCCTGATCTACGACCTCGGCTGGGACGACGAGCACGACGCGCTGATCATCCACATGACGCTCACGAGCGCCGGATGCCCGCTGACGGACGTGCTCGAGGAGCAGACCGCGCAGGCGCTCGACGGCGTCGTCGACGCGTTCCGCATCAACTGGGTGTGGATGCCGCCGTGGGGTCCCGAGCGGATCACCGACGACGGGCGCGACCAGATGCGGGCCCTCGGCTTCGCCATCTGA